The genomic stretch TTCTTcacttttcatattttcaaactctcaatctctctcaaaatcaaaaatcaaacttccacTAAAATCTGTTATTTTCTCTTGAGTTCGGGTTTGAACATCAACATTAACAATCAACACATTCCAACATCTTCAAAACTgaatttaatcggtaagttttcgagTTTTCGAGTTATTTTCGAGCTTTCCTATAGTAAaattagaattcaatttttaggtgtagaaatgattggatagttttagaaacatagtttagaggAAATGTAGGTATTTTTGGATGTGTAAAACAGACGATCAAGCCACAGAAATGGGGTTTTTAAACCCCTGGAACAGTGACAGATGCCATTGATGCGTCCTTGGAGTTTTAGaaccttctgtagatgcatctacggaacatatTAAATGTTAGTTCGTTCCATAAATGCACCTACGGAGAACAAATCCAAATTTTTGAAATGTTAggttgttccgtagatgcatctacggaggattatttgttttttttccttttctggtTATAACTAAATTGTATCtcactcgattttatttgtaaTGCAATGCAGATATTATGGTCAGCCGTCCAGACCGCATTATATCTGGGAGGACTGCACAACATGCCTCCGTGCAACGTGCGCAGATGCAGGTAGTGTCACAGGTTTCAGATGGagctatctgtcataccccaaaatttgcccatcatattttggcTCACATGACTTCCAATTGCTCAAGACTATACAAGATTTGGGTacacttacctgtctcctaaacaataagcctccaactagggttttgtctctctccaagtaaaatcagCTTCTGATACCttaagtggacttcatggcctctcatatgcttcaaagtatcctcattcCAATTTTCAAGCCCAGATTCCTGTTCATGTTCTGCTCTGtagaattgtcttattggcatccatgcttggctaaaacataatagcagctgaatgtaatattgtataagtcttgcaaatatgaaaagaacaaaacaggtactgaagcaagatgttatatggaatgtcattacttcaaccatgacatcgcgcctgcagaactgaggaaggaagattcagtttgatttaaaacagatacagaatattctatgtgaatattatgtagcGCGTATTtgaaggtcaaagaatcaagtcagaatattgaagaatcaaatctgaagattgaagattcaacggtttctaatttaggagataaattaggaaacttatgattgaagaccttacttgtagcagaagaaatctgctgatttgtaacatcaaggagtgctgcgatttctaagcccaagtccaactgggatcaggttataaatagaaatctttgtaacctaattttgtgAGGCTGATAGCCAGATATAGGAAGATGTAGTCTCTAGGGTTAGTCGTGTATGTGAACCACCcgggttgtgggatggtcactgttttgtgcctcgaagcctgtaggcaggaggtttgttttactcactcagaagctgtaaagcaatgagtggagttgtgttcttggaggaagctttgaagcaactctaagttaGGTTTATTTGTGTGCTTTGAGTGTTGGGAATTAggtcgtcgatgcagtggctgagttgttgactgctagacatcattgctatgattgggagtggaatggagatattccatatctagggaggacctaagTAGAGGGGTAATTggatagtgattaagtgagaaggggTAAACGGCGTGTttaactctgaattgatactactgatagtgaacttcatccctggcttggtttcccccagagtaggttagttagaaccgaactgggtgaacaattctctatgttatttttgtttatgcactgtttatttgtttgttcagtttggatgtcataacatcgtgtatgacatcagtgtttggtttaatgactgtgctatcATAGAACCTCTGCAAAACAGATTTGTTTGTGTTAACTGAACAATTATGATCCCAACACTTATAGACTTCTGCATGTTAGAAGTAATCAAAATTTGGGGGATCTGCATGTACTGCCTCAGataagctgatgacagaaaaggtgtcgtgacattgtatatgacattctgagtctgtcttaccagaatttcaattccCAAGACTGCtcaatcaactgctcaaatggtaaacagtcgactagttcgacctaaaagtcaactatggtcaaaatacagtcaaaattcctgatttttggccaacatccttatttttgaagtaacattcatcatttgatcaatggttgatcatgattcatcaaggaaagttcagaaatcaacaaaactcaaagtttctaaattagggttttttgacctaaaagtcaactgaactttgaccagccataaatatcacatggaacatcaaaaatttcccaaccaaagcctattttgaaggaaattgaattctatacaactttgtctctcaaaagccaaggccaaaaatgcttcatttaagagatatagtccaaaagattataggtcctttttgaaagtcaaccaaaagcaattttttgtcaaagcccatatcatcaagataaaatctccaaatgcgaaaaggttccaaagtggcttgtagaggacaccttgggctttctaaaaagtcctagaacactttcatatcctaaaaattgagggagatatgccttgacaaagttggtcaattttgggtGAAATATGTGAAGCAAATAAGGGCCCAAATGGATTTTTTGCAAACAGGCCCAATCTTTTGTGGTccaatcttgttcctcaagtcatctagaagctccaaGTCCAATTCCACAAATTTTTGacaattatttcatttttattgaatttttattcatttaaaaaagatttaaatcaaataatcaatgaaatatgaaaagatttgatttggttaaattttctaatcaaattcaatcacaTCATGGACCatatatttgattgaatttcGTGCTCATCAAGGATGGAAGAATAAGATCAAGATTTGGCCAATTTtagaagaaataaaatcaaattctttcaatattttcaaatcatcaatcaaatggtttttttccaaaataattaCCCTAGTATCTTCGCTTATATATAGTGAACTCATTCAGCAAGAGTGAACACGAAAATTTGGAGAAAAAAGCTACGGTTTTGAAGTTCAAGAATCTCAAAGAATAGTGCAATCTTGGTGAGCCCTCTCCAAACAGTTTCAAGACTTTTCAACCATCCAGTTTCGTTCCCAAGGTATCATAGTGTAAGAAAGAATCCCTAACCAAGTCTCATATTGCTTATATTGCATGTTCCATGTTCATAATGTTCATCATGTGAAATTTTCGGTTTTGATGATTTGCCATGTTTCAATGTAATTTAATGCCTCTAACGTGTTTCAGATGATGTATAGAACGAAATAGAACCATTGGTTCGAAGGTTGCGCGCATGAAACGACtcgtgccattgttagggtttccaAAAACTAAGTTTCGGTTCCAATCATATAGACCGTTTCAATACCAAAAGAGAGTACCATGGTGTTCATAATAGTTTGTAGAAACGATCTGGGcggtttgttttttcttttgtggTTGTTTTTGCAGGTTTAATGATGGTTGTCTATTAGCTACGAAACGGTTTGCAGAAATCATAGCAAAACCGTAGTAAAATGTTGCATGTTTTtgaagaggttgaagatgaagttgtggCAGCATTCCATTGGTCCGTTTGAATTTGTGGTTGGCGCGTGTTCTCGGTGTGTGACGTTTACCTCCATACGATGCACCCTCGCACCATCTGCTGTCAGATCGTTTTAAGCAGTTGATCCAACGCTTCTGGAACTGCAGGCGTACCGTGGACCTTCCTGAGCATACCACACTGGATTATACGCTaagttttttaattctttttttattttctttttaatttggtttaatcactttttattttattttcttttttttactaaaattaaaattaaaattatttttacttaattataacttctttttttataaaaaaataaaatttgttttaattaattgattttttttatataactaaTAAAATTAAGTTTAGTAATTTAATAGATTAGGTTTTTAGGTTTAAGATTTCttttttaggtttaataatttgataattgatttttatttttgtaaatatttaatttaatcaaataattagtttaatttgaatttattttaattagtttgaatttaattttttaatttaataattaactaGGTTaggttaaaaaataagttttaaaactctgattttgtttttgtttttaaattctcTTCTTCTCATCCCCCCTACTTCTCGACTTCccgattttattatttaattactattatGTAATTGTTtcgaggttgtaatagtaattagaatttgtatttccgtattttattattcttcgtagtttttattatgtaactgctaaggtttgtaatagttaattagcattttattttccgcatatttttatgtaactgccccaaagccatgtaatagttgttggtttattttctgcttttattttccgTATTCTCCGGGTTTTTTTGGCTATgtatccccctccccgaagccttgtaatagcgtaggatttaatttctgcactttaaatttttgtatgatattaactgcgtggttagtaaatagggagtgacaagataaaaattgaacatagaatcactaattttacaagataaatatttgaattgaatcacttgattgtgacacacacacacacctttatggtaacccttcttatgctgcctgttgcctttcaatttaaaaaatagtcaagtccctcgaatacaaggataccttagcctgctgcctacgaATTAAATCATCATTTGAGATCTAGTCCCTCAGTGTTGCCTCGAATAAAATGATTATCGCCCCTTCGAATGTTAAGGTATCCTCATGGTTGTCTTAATGagtattatatccttccctaaagactacatgCTCTCTTTATGGTAGGTAcaattttatggcgaacgataagattcgatgaccctttcaaatccaatgaaaggactacctgccctctttatggtatggatagccattTCCAActaaagtcttaaagaacagaaaatttaacttagggtaattgcttttaattgcttgattttttaaaaattcaaaatatcttttcccactctttttcaaattaattcaaaaagactacgcttattttacaagctaaagtccttattcaaattctttttcttattcacacactacacttcaaacattttgaaaacaaaagtgagctaagcaattaagagcccatggataaccatggatacaaagggtgcttacacattccctttgtataacttaccccccgaactcaatctcttttaaaaggtctttttctgttcttttagccattctaaaattggataaaataaaagtcggcggcgactcttgctatccgtaaCATTTtgaaaagtcagttctcccaccgtattacactattGTTCCTGCATATGTACCTTCCACGACTACTACTTCATCACGGAGGCCTCAAATGATGAACAGGGTTCGTCATAGACGCCCTCCGCCCGCAGACATCGTCGAGGCAGTTCTTCACATCCTGTGCCTGTGCTAGTGACGTCCGATGCAGAATCTCTGGTGCCACCTCCTGAGCTACACGAGGATGATGAGGTTCTGAAGCCTGTCTGGTACCCGGGGGATCCTATAGATGCATCCCTGTTGACAGGGTATGCAGATCATTCTGCCAGGCATATCTGTGTTGGGGAGGTAAATTTTCTTTGAttattacttattactttttttcttcaacttttgattaattgtttctaacttttcttattaataaaaatgttttttttggaaaatttgacGATAGGGATCCCTAGAAGTTCTACAACCACGGCCAGAAAATTGCCTCTCTCGCGTAGACTACTGAGCCGTGGTTCCAGGATGTCCTCGCAGCTTCTGGGCTGAAGGACCTCTGTCAGGCCGGGTTCTAGACGATACATAATAGGATGCTCATGGCATTTGCAGAGAGGTGGCATCCAGAGACTTCGTCATTTCATCTTTCTCACAGTGAGATTACCATCACTCTTGACGATGTAGCATGCCTCTTGCATTTACCTATCAGTGGTACCCTCATTGGTCACGGTAGGCTGACGAAGAAGGAAGCAATGGAGATGCTGATTGAGGAGCTCGATGTTGATCTACATGACGCGCTTGAAGAGGTGGAGAGGATTCGCGGGGCACACGTGAGGTTTTCCTTCTTGCACTGGAGATATGATGTCGAGCTTCTTACGACACATGAGACTGCTGGTGACCCAGTAGAGGTGGAGATACACAAAGAGCGGgtgttgagatgttacttcctataCTTGTTAGGCACCCAGCTATTCGTGGACACAAGCTCGTCGTACATAGACGTCGTTTACCTGAGGTACTTATCGGATATCACACGTGTCCATAAGTTAGGGAGCGGCTACACTAGCATACAACTATCATAGACTCAGAGAGGGACGCCTGTGGAAGGCAAGGACTGTGGCTGGAAGTTGTACCCTCTTAGTGGTAAGAATCTTATATCATTTTACTTTTTCTCAAAGTTGTtcattatatatttgtgataatgtttgatccccgtgtttattttttttagggttgAATATTACAGTACTTCCCCATGATCATTGGCTGGGGAGAGGTGTCTGGCTACACTGAGGTCATGCCCCGTGCTAGTGCGTACATCCCCCTCATAGGGAACCAGGTGCTAGATCCTTACAGAAACTCTCTTGACCGCATGGCTGTAAAGGGAATCTGATACGATTGTTATGCTGCTCACCGTGAGACGGTTCCGTGGGATGACATTACCCTATATTATGGATGATTGGCTGTCAGTTCGACCATCATTGTTCGTTATCTTCTGGAGCACGTCATGTGGCAGTTTAGGTACACACAGACGCTACCTCGCGACCCTCTTTTCTCCGCTCCTATCTTGATGACCCGTCAGTAGATGGATGACGTCTTTGCAGACtgggagcatcacatggttcTTGCCGAGGCTCGGCGACCAAATTAGATAGAGACTGGAGCTGCGTCGGCAGGTACATCACCTAGTACTACAAGGTGCCATATCCATACATGGTCCCCACTGCGCCGAGATCACCACCCATCACCTGATATCTCactctttctgtttgaatgtttctTCTACATGGGTAACGTGTAGATAATCGGTAGTAGCTCGAAGGCTAAGGTTAGCTGAGGAAGTTGCCTCGTATTGTGTAGATTGAGTCGGTGTCTGCTTTGATACGTAACACTACGGAATTAGCGTTGTTTTATTTATGTTGGGAGGAAACTTTTGTACGACTCCAATTTTTGAATTTAATTTGGTGATTTATGTTGGTTTGAATTATTAAGTTTATAACTCATGTCGAAGAGTTGAAATTAATTATTGTTGATGTTTTCCGCTGCTAATAAAGGCATTGAAGTTTCAAACATGATAATTATGTGGTCTATGTTTTAATATGTGTTGCGTATCTAAATACATGAGCTTGTTGAAGATTGATTCTGACATCCTAAATGTGTGGATTGTTTTGATTtactttgatttttattttaaaaaaattattcggAGAAATTTAGGTTGTTACACAACGCCTATAAACTCAAGGAATTGGACAAAAGACTAATCCCTAGAACCAAAAACTAGGTTAATCTTAGATATTATTACAGCACAAGATTTAGATGTTTTCTATTGAATAAGGTGAAGGTTTTAGCCCGCCAATATATTTTCTCAAAAGATTTTTGTAAAGTATTAAAGGCAGGGTTACACTCTTTTTCCCTAGCATGAGTTTTCAATGAGACGTTCTACCCTCGTGAGTATTTGATATGTACATGTGGGATCTCTACGGTGGACCTTCACTAAAGAATCCTTCACTCCCGTTGATTCAATATACGTTTGATTAACCCTTTCTTCCCTATGAGGTAATATATAATATAACTTCATTGAACGGTCATTGTCGCTCTATAAGAAAATATATGTTGGACCTTTGTTGAAGGACCCACGTCGCCATATGAAGCAATATACGCTAAACCTACGTTGAAGAGTTCTTTTCGCGCTGTAAGGCAATATATGATTGATCAAACCAAGTGGAATATTTTTACTAAGATCAAGCAAGATTCTTTATGAATCAAGTAGGCATAATAAACTTAGGAATTACATTAAGTGATGAGAGATTAAGCATAAACCATAAACAATGTAGTTAGAATTGAGACTAAGTAATGGTTAGAGAAGGTTAGATTTGATATGGAAATGATAAGAAAATTCTTACGTTGACCTTGGATTAATATATTCTAAGTAGTGAATGAGAATGAGCCACAATTATGATGTATGTGTGAACTTAGTGATGACTAAAGTTTATGAAAAGCATCCTTCAAGATGGATATTCCAACAAAGGAAGAAATGATAAAATATATGTCAACATATGTTAATAAAAGAATTATGTGATGCATACATAAGAGTTTTCTATGTTGCCTTAAGAATTAGTGTATTAGATTGGAAAAAAAGAAGAGGAGGGAGAATGTGACAAATGGTGTATATGAGATGAGTTTACTTCCCTAATTGGAATGAAAAATTACTTATTGTCAGATCGACTATAATCCCTACACCTCATCATCATTATGTTTAGAACCAATTTTGTGTGAATGACCCCCTCTTGCCACATAGTAAGATATGAATTTCTCGGATAATAAATACAATGTTACtcaaatagtgttaaaaaattcCTTAATACGATACTCTTTGACTCACTTACAACTGATTGACTAATGTATTAGTTaacaattttgaagaaaaaaaacacaataatactattcaaagattgcgattggaAGAGTCAGCAGTTTGATCTGATGGTTAGATTTGGTAAACTATTGAACTAGTGAAAATCAATTAGAGTCGGCCAAAACCGATATAAACCGATGAACATATGATTTTGGAAAAATCAGTGGATTAATTTATCCGAATTTGTTCATTTACAGGTATAGCCAATCCTACCTGCAACAACTCATATAATTTTGGTACGGGTATCGGATTTGAGTTTTGCAACCCGTTAATTCAACTCATTGATGTGACATTagtaatttcttatttttattattattttaaatagaaatgtTAAATTATTATCTCATTACTAACCATAATTTGAAACACAACCCACGAACCCAATATAACTCACCCCATAAATAAACGGGTCGGTCCATGTTGGTTTTGATAATAAAATTGTGGGTTGGACGGTGAATCCAACCCACTTAAGTTTGAACGGGTTGAGTAACGGATTAGGCCAAATACAATCAACTCAACTCATGTACACCTCTAACTTTTATTATAAAACCCGTTTGAAAAAAAACtgttttaaatttcaaatttcattaaatatgtttttatgaAAACTAAATTACAtccttaaaattatataaaacataaataaatgacacgttgaaaataaaaaaaattaatgatagaACAAACTACTAATTTTATATACTttacatttaatataaattagaattgTACCTAAACTTTAATTACTATTTAATAATAGTCTACCAAGACTTacacaaaaaatcataaaaataaccaAACTTTAGATATGACTTTATCAGTTATAAATTCAACTATACTTTAGATGAGTTTATTTGTTCTAAATTCATTCTTTGTGCATGATCCCATATTTGTGAACTTGTCCCCTGCCAAACATGATATGATGTTAGACTTGGGacaaatttattttaactttctCCCTGTACCTTATGtacaattgattaaaaaaacataaatttttttaCCAAAACAAATACTTCAGTTTCAGAATTAGAAATTAGAATAAACAACCCAATGAACATTATAATTAAACTTACCGTAATCAAGAGTGAACTTACTCACTTGTACATTATGACTTATCCAAAACAAAGAATCTTGTTTGAGATTGAAGAGACGAACTTCAACTTTgtcaaaaaaaatcttattaaaaatagtttttagggATAGTTAACTTTGGAGCTGCCTTTATATAATGGTATAGATTCTTATTccaatatattaaattataattggaTACTGAGAAAAtgtttttgttgtgaaaaacgataccaataacaaagtataatagggaattagggaagagaataagaacacaagaattggttataactgctattcttttactttctcttaaaacaagattacaagcttacaagaataacaaataacctctctcaccctaaattaggatttgcagcttagcaatgatgagagactagtatgctatttataataaaacctaacatactaactaatgggctttttcagcaaggcccattacacaagtcaacttaataaacaaactaacttaacaaattagggtttaaacactaaaacctaatttaacatgctaacaaccctagcatcttcgacatctgcatgcacacttcgacaccagcatgtgaacaatccttcgacttcatgcttaactctgtcgaactgtcgaaccaagaagctacccttcgacaatactagagttagatccaatatctcacaaatctccaccttggacctaactctacaacgtcaaggaacaaactagctttcttcatgcagctttatcaactgcatacagtggaaaaacttgcaactcggcaatgtcttggtgatcatatcagcagcattgtcttcagtcgaaaccttcagcacttggacttctccacgctcgattactcctctgacgaaatgcagcctcacatcaatgtgcttagttcgctcatgataggctgaattcttcgacaggtgtattgcactttgactatcacatttaacagtgatacctcgaccttgaagttttagctccttcgcaaaaccttcaagccacaatgcttctttcacagcttcagttagggcaatatactctgcttcagtggttgatagagcaacaaccttctgaagtgttgctttccaactaattgcagtgccaaacatagtgaaaacatatccagaaatagattttctggaatccatacaacctgcataatcagagtcgacatatccttctattactgctttactatcttcacccaaggctccaccataaattaggactctattcagagacccatttatgtaccttaaaatccacttcaatgcttgccagtgagcctttccaggattcgccatgtacctgcttacaagacttactgcgtatgctatgtcgggtctagtacagaccatagcatacatcaaagaaccaactatattagcatacggaatgctattcatataggctctttcgacatcagtactgggacactgatcaatactcagcttgaattgagggtttgttggagtcacaactggcttcaaattcgacataccaaacttttcaagaatcttccgtagatatgcctcttgagatagacataacttcgacttctttctatctcttcgaatgtcaattccaagaatcctggaagcagctcccagatccttcatatcgaactccttattgagttcagccttcaccctcgtcacatcttcaacattgttgcttgctatgagaatatcatccacataaagcaacaaaataacaaatgaattaccagatcgaaatctgaagtaaacgcagtggtcgaactgacttctaatgaaacttatgcgtgccatgaacttgtcgaatctcctattccactgtcgaggagattgtttcagcccatacaaagatctctttaactcacacacataatcttccttccccttttcgacatacccttcaggttgcctcatcaggatcgtttcatctaaatcaccatacaagaacgcagtcttcacatccatttgttccagttcaagatcgaactgtgccaccatggcaagcaacattcgaatggacctatgcttcacaacaggagaaaacacatcattgaagtcgacaccttctttctgagtgaaaccccttgcaactaaccttgccttgtatcttttcgacgtcactccttcaattcctttcttaactttgaaaatccatttacagctgactaaccttgccccagcaggtttcttgatcagttcccaggtatgattatcatgaagagattttatctcatcatccatggccttcagccattcagtcttatttcgactcctcataacttccttatagtctctaggttcttcgtctagaacctcacttgcagagattaaggcataggctataagatctgcatatccaagtctttgaggtggcttgatgactcttctcgacctatctctcgacaataggtagtcatcgtcagtttcctcaacttcagcatcttctgcttcttcttcgacttcatctgggatatgcaattcagcatcaacatgctccacctcaacaggaatctctacctgttccagctcttcgtccgatgtttctgtacttcgaccaacatcatcagttttcttaaaagccatttcagcttcattgaaaactacatctcgactggtgatacacctcctgtgacctggctctaggcaccatagcctataagctttgactccttcagggtatcccatgaacatgcatttcagagctctaggttcgaccttgtcttgcctaatgtgagcataggctacgcagccaaatactctcagtttgtcgagatctggtggatgtcccgaccaaacttcttcaggtgtcttcatatctaacgctgtcgaaggacatctgtttatcagatatgttgctgtcgaaacagcctcagcccagaacacctttgttaaccccgcactagtcaacatgcatctgactctctccaaaatagttcgattaaacctttcagccaaaccattttgctgtggagtacctgcagtagttct from Vicia villosa cultivar HV-30 ecotype Madison, WI linkage group LG4, Vvil1.0, whole genome shotgun sequence encodes the following:
- the LOC131598301 gene encoding protein MAIN-LIKE 1-like; translated protein: MAFAERWHPETSSFHLSHSEITITLDDVACLLHLPISGTLIGHGRLTKKEAMEMLIEELDVDLHDALEEVERIRGAHVRFSFLHWRYDVELLTTHETAGDPVEVEIHKERVLRCYFLYLLGTQLFVDTSSSYIDVVYLRYLSDITRVHKLGSGYTSIQLS